Below is a genomic region from Terriglobales bacterium.
GTGCAGCCAGCCGAAACCCAGCGCCAGCAGAGCCAGTCCGGCCGACGTCGGAGCCAGCGCCGCAATCAGGGAAAGAATCAGGAACGAGATGCCCATCCAGCGTACGGGGGAAACGGAAAACACTCCCGTGGACGTAAGGGCAGCGCCATAGCAGCCCATCCACAGGGCAGGGAGCAGCGCCGGCCTTCCGGCGCGCACTACGGCGAAACTCAGGATGGCTCCCACCGCCATGGCCGAGGCGTAGCTCCAGAGCGCCTTCTGCAGCACCGGCGTCCACAGGCGCTGGCCCATGCGGCGGGCCTTGTGATCCATGCTGGCGACGCCCACGGCGAACGAGGCCACCAGGCACACGGCCCACACGCCCAGCGCCTCCATGCCGGCGCCTGCCTGCCAGGGTGCTCCGGTCGCCAAGGCGTTGACGGCCACGGCGCCCAGCCCCAGGAACCCGATCATCACCAGGCCGCGGCCGGAGACGCTGGAGAGCCTGCCGGCGGCATCCAGTGTGCGCCGGATGTAGGCCAGCTCCTCGTGCGGACTGCGATAGGCGGGCGCCTGCTCCATGGGCTCGGGTTCCGGTTTGGAGAGCATGAAGGTTTCCTTGATTGTTGTCAAGTACTTTGTGATATGAAGCCAAATTCCTCGCCGCTATGTTCCCGGAGCGGGCGAGCATATCACGATTCCCGATACCGGCGGACCCGATTGGTCACCGGCCTTGGGGTGTTCCGCGCGCTATAATGGCGAGTCTCATGGCTCGCACCACGCAAACCGAGTTGCGCCTGGCCCGTCGTATGGCACGGTTGGGCACCGAAACGGCCTTCGAGGTGCTGGTGAGGGCCCGCGCGCTCGAGGCCAAGGGTCGCGATGTCATTCACTTGGAGATCGGCGAGCCGGACTTCGATACGCCGGTCAACATCGTCGAAGCGGGTGTGGATGCCCTGCAGAGTGGCTGGACCCACTACGGGCCCGCGGCCGGACTGCCCGAACTGCGCCAGGCCATCGCAGAAGAAGTCAGCCGCACCCGGCACGTCTCTGTCTCGCCGGACGAAGTGGTGGTAGTACCCGGGGGCAAGCCCATTATTTTCTTCAGCATCCTGGCATTGGTTGAAGAAGGAGATGAGGTCATCTATCCCAACCCGGGCTACCCCATCTACGAGTCTATGATCGAGTTCCTGGGCGCGACGCCGGTGCCCATCCGCCTGCGTGAGGAGATGGACTTCCGCCTGGACGTGGACGAGTTCGCTTCCCTCATCACGGACCGGACCCGACTGGTCATCCTGAACTCGCCGCAGAACCCGACCGGCGGCATGCTGGAGGAAGGCGACCTGCGCGCCCTTGCCCGCGCCATCGGCGACCGCGACATCATGGTGCTCTCTGACGAAATCTACAGCCGCTTGATCTTCGACGGTCAGCACCATTCCATCCTTTCGCTCGACGGGTGGAAAGACAGGGTCATCCTGCTGGACGGCTTCTCCAAGACTTACGCCATGACCGGCTGGCGTATGGGATATGGTGTGATGCGCGCCGACCTGGCCACCCAGGTGGCTCGCCTGCAGACCAACGCCACTTCCTGCACTGCCAGCTTTACGCAGGTGGCGGGGATCGAAGCGCTGCGCGGAGACCAAAGCTCGGTGGGCAAGATGTGCGACGAGTTCCGCCGCCGCCGCGATGTCGTTGTGGAGCGCCTCAATCGCATCCCGGGCTTCACCTGTCGCACGCCGCGCGGCGCCTTCTACGTCTTCCCCAACATCACCGGCACAGGCTGGCCCTCCAAGAAACTGGCGGACGCGTTGCTCGAAGAAGCCGGAGTGGCCGTTCTTTCGGGCACCGCGTTCGGCAAATTCGGTGAAGGCTATCTTCGCTTGAGCATCGCCAACTCCATCGAGAACCTCGAAAAGGCCTTGGACCGCATCGAAGACTGGACCAAAAAGAAGAAGGTCTGAAGCGGCCACCCAACCGACGCCGATCCCGGATTCCTCAGCCCTGGAACAGAGCGAAATTGGCGCGCCCGGGCTCATCACGCTCTTCTGTGACCTTGCTCACCGCGCCTGCCGCACCAGGCGTCCTAGGCTTGGCCAGCGGGTGAAGTTTGCCTGCTGGGGGAGATCTATGGCACTTGTGGATTCGAAGTCAGGGAAGCGCATCCGGGACTATTCCATCGAAGAGCTGACCGAGCTGGCCAACCTGATGCGTGGCTATGACTTGGTGGTGCTGTGCGCTGCCGGCTCCGGACATGCTGGTGGAACCCTCTCCATCCTGGACATCGTGGCCGCCCTCTATCTCAAGGTGGCGGACCACGATCCAGCGAATCCTGAATGGGAAGACCGCGACCGCATCATTTGGTCCGCAGGGCACAAGGCGCCGGCGCTTTATCTCGGCCTGGCCTTCGCTGGCTTTTACCCTCCCGCGGAGGTGGTAACGCTCCGCAAGCTGTACTCGCCTTACCAGGGGCACCCGCATTGGCTGAAGGTGCCGGGCGTGGAGGTATCGAGCGGGTCGCTCGGCCAGGGCCTGAGCGTTGCCGTAGGCGTGGCTCTGGCGGGCAAGCTCAAGGGCAAGGATTACAACACTTTCTGCATCATGGGAGACGGCGAGCAGCAGGAAGGCAACATCTGGGAAGCGGTCATGGAAGCGGCTCACTACAAGTTGGAAAAGCTGATTGGCATCGTTGACAGCAACCGGCTGCAGATCGACGGCCCGGTAGCCGAGGTGATGAACATCGAGCCTCTGGAAGCCAAGTACCGCGCCTTTGGCTGGGAGGTGCTGCGCATCAACGGCCACGATATGAGCGAGATCATTGAGGCTTTGGAGACCGCCAAAGCAGGTCGCGGCAAGCCGGTTCTGATCATCGCTGAAACCGTCAAGGGGAAGGGCGTCAGCTTCATGGAGAACGTCGCCGGATGGCACGGCAAGGCTCCCAACCATGAGGAGATGCTGCAGGGCCTGACAGAATTGGGGTTGCTGGACAAGGTCCCGCACCAGGATCTGCTGGAGAAGGCCCGCCGATATCAGGTTGAGGCCGAAGCGCAATTGGCCGCCAAGCTGCCCAAGTTCAGTCGCGACTACTGGTGGAATGCGGGCCAGACCATGCGCGTGAAGATGGAGCCCACGCGCAAGGGCTTCGGGCAGTCCTTGCAAGAGAACGGGGACGACGAGCGCGTGGTCTGCCTCGGCCTGGACATCTCCGGGTCCATCACCATCAGCGAGTTCTACGCCGGCAAGCCGGAGCGCAAAGCGCGCTGGATCAGCCTGGGCATCGCGGAGCAATCTGCCACCGCCGCCGCTGCGGGGCTAGCGAAGGAAGGGAAGCTGCCGGTGTTCGGCACCTACAGCACGTTCGCGGCGGCGAGAAACCTGGATCAATTGCGCGTCTCGGTCTGCTACGGCAACTTCAATGTGTTCGTCGCGGGAGCGCACGGCGGCGTCTCCGTCGGACCCGACGGCGCGACGCATCAGGCCTTGGAGGACCTGTTCGCCATGTGCGGCATGCCCAACATGGTAGTGGTGGTGCCGTGTGACGCGGTCGAGACTAGGAAAGCCTCGAACTACCTGCTACTGCAGCATGTGGGGCCCAAGTTCCTGCGCTTCGCGCGGGAGGCGACGCCCATTGTCACCGGGCCGGAGACTCCTTTCGTCTTTGGCAAGGCCAACGTCATCCGGCTGCGGCGCGAGGCGAATCAGTTTGCCGACGCCTTCGAGACCGTTCTGGCGAGCGACTACCCCGACGAGCAGGAGGACCTTTCCATCGTGGCCTGCGGACCCATGGTGCCGGAGGCCATGCGCGCCGCGTACATTCTCAAACGGGAGTTCGGCTACGAGACGCGGGTGATCAACCTGCACACGCTGAAGCCGATCGATGAAGCCGCCCTGGTGCGCGCGGCGCGCGAGACCGGGATTGTCCTTACCGCCGAAGAGCACCAGATCGGCGCTCTGGCGTGGCGGGTCAGCGGCATCCTGACGGAACGCGCGGACCTGTATGGCCTGCCGGTGCTCACCGGAGCCATAGGGGTGAAGGACCGCTTCGGCGAATCGGGCGCTCCCTGGGAACTGATCAAAGAGTTCGAGGTCAGCGCCGAGCACATCGCCCACAAGGCGGCCGAGCTCATGCGCATCAAGAGAGCGCACGCCTGCGAGGAACATCTGGCGGCGGTACGATAGAATCCCATCCCTAGCGGCCCGGCGCGTCGGTGAGCCCCGGCCGCCTTCTGCATCCCGGCAGAGAAAACTCCCGTTGCAGAGGACCATGAGCGACCACCCCCGCTTCCGTGTGTTTGCCACCTGCCACATCGGCGAGGACGCCGAGAACCTGCTGCGCCAGCGCGGCTACCAGCTCGAGGTCTATCCCAGCCCGGAGGCGCCGCCGAAATTGCTGATCCTGGAAAAAGTGCGCTCCGGCATCGACGGCCTCATCACCACGCTGCGCGACCCGATTGATGCGGAAGTGTTCGCGGCGGGTGCGGGCACGCTCAAGGTGGTGGCGCAGGACGCCGTCGGCTTCGACAACATCGACCGCGCCGCCGCCAACCGCCACAAGATCCCCTTTACGCACACGGCGGATGTACTGACCGAGGCCACGGCCGAGTTCGCTTTCTTCATCCTTGCCTCGGTAGCGCGGAAGCTGTGGGTGAGCGAGCACCTGGTGCGCGAAAACAAGTGGCGCTCGTGGCATCCCTTCCTGCCGTTCCTCGGCGATGAAGTGACCGGCAAGACGCTGGCCGTCATCGGCACGGGGCGCATCGGGCTGGCGCTGATCAAGAAGGCCTCCGGTTTTGACATGAACATGCTGTGCTACGACCCCGTGTACCAGAACCATGCCTTCGTCGAATCCATCCAGGAGTTGATGGATCTGCGGCACGCGCGCGGCCTGCAGAAGGAGAAGACCTGGATCAGGTATGTGACGCTGGAGGAGGCGCTGCGCGAGGCCGATTACATCAGCCTGCACGTGCCGCTGCTGCGGGAAGGGGAGAGCGAGACGCCCACCTATCACCTGGTAAACGAGCGAACGTTGCGCCTGATGAAGCCGACGGCCTACCTGGTGAATACCTCGCGTGGGCCGGTGGTAGATGAGAGGGCACTGGCGCGCGCGCTCAAGGAGCGTTGGATTGCCGGGGCGGCTCTTGACGTGTTCGAGAAGGAGCCTCTGCCGCCGGATTCGCCCCTGCGCGACCCCGAGATCTGGGACCGCTGCCGCATCTTCCACCACTTCGCGTCCGGCGCCCGCATCACGCGGCTCTCCACCGACCCCGATAAGGGCATGGCCGGCCGCTGCATTCAAGGGTTGATCGACGTCTTGGAAGGGAACTATGGCGGCGACGTCACCCGGATGCCGTACGTGGTGAACAAGGAAGCGTTCGCGAAGTAGCTACTTGGTCGCCATGGCGGCGACCATGGACTGAAAGATCTTCAGTCCGTCGGCTGAACCCAACCGGAGTTCGCTGGAGCGGTCGGGGTGGGGCATCATGCCGCAGACGTTGCGCCCCTCGCTGCAGATGCCGGCGATATTGTCCAGCGAGCCGTTGGGATTGGCGGCCGGCGTGACCTCGCCCTCCGGCGTCGAGTAACGGAATAGGATGCGGTCGTCACGCCGCAGGGCGTCCAGCGTCTGCGGATCGCAGAAGTAGTTCCCATCCATGTGCCCGATGGGGATCTGCAAAACCTCGCCCTTGCGGCAAGCATTGGTGAAGGGCGTGTCCGCGTTCTCCACCCGCAGGTGAACCTGGCGGCAGATGTAGCGCAACCCTACGTTGCGCATCAGTGCGCCCGGTAGCAGGCCGGCTTCGCACAGGATCTGGAAGCCGTTGCAGATGCCCAGGACGATGCCGCCGCCGCGGGCAAAGCGAGCCACCGACTCCATCACCGGCGAGAACCTTGCGATGGCCCCGGTGCGCAGGTAGTCACCGAAGGCGAACCCGCCCGGGATGATGATGGCGTCGCAGTTCTCGAGATCGGCCGAGTCGTGCCAAAGGTAGGTGACCGGTTGCCGGGCGACCGCCCCCACGGCGTACCAGGCATCGTGCTCGCAGTTCGAGCCGGGGAAGACCACCACGCCGAACTTCATTGCCGCTTGTCCTCGGTGGCCGCTGCCACGTTTCAGTCTACCATCGGCGGCCAATGCGGCTGAGCGAGGATGAGGGCACGGGTGGGCCGTGCCCTCGTGAGGTCTAGAGCGGTTCCTCGAATTCCATCTCGCCCGGAGGCAGGGACATGACCGCTGGGGCCGGGGCGGCGTGGAAGAAGAACACGCGGTCGCGCTCGCCCTTGATGGATTGCAGCTTCTTCCACTGCTCCACCGTCAGCACCTTGCGGATGGCGAGCATCATCATGGTATTGGCTTTTTCCAGTTGGCCGCGTGCGGCCACCAGACGATCGACCTGTGCGCCTACCTGCGCCTCATCAGGCTGATCGGCCTCTATCAGGGGCTGGAGCTTGGTCTCTTCGCGCTCCAGGTTGGCCCGCAGGTCGATCAGCTTCAGCCGGTGCTCCAGGAACGTCTGCTCGATCTGCTTGATCTGCGCCTCGCTGAGCTGCAGCTCGGCGGCGACCTTCGAGTCCTTCCACCACTTGCCCAGACCGTGGGGATGCGGCTGACCCGGCGGCTCCGGCGGTGCCGGAGTACGCGCTCGCGGATGCCACTCCGGGGCCGGAGTCGCGGCCGGAGCCGGTTTGGCAGCCGGGGAAGGTCCTTGTTGGGCGGCCATCAGGGGTGCCGCTAGAGCGAGGCCGATCAGGACTGACGCGAGTTTCATGGTTTGTTCTCCTGTTTGACTACGGTTTTGCATCCTGGGACTGCGCCGATCGTTCCATTTCCTGGGCCAGCAGCAGTGCCGGGTCCAGGGCCTTGGGCACCGGACGTCGGGTGGCATTCTCCACGCGCAGCAGCAGGTCGTGGTCGGGGTCATATGCCACTCCGCGCGGCATGGGCGGCTGCGAACCGGTGACCATCAGCGCGGCCAGCGTCACCACGGCCAGGGCTCCGGCCCAGGCCAAACGCAGGGAAGAGGAGCGCTCGTGCTGTGCGATGCCGTCCGCGATACAGACCCGCTGGCGGAACCAATACGCCTCCGGCCGCTCGCCCTGCTCACGCACCGATGCGGCAAAGGCCGCCAGCGCGGTGGCCATGCGCTCATCGTGGGATAGTTCGGATTCCCTCACGTCTGCCTCCTTTCACCCAGGCGCAGCCGCACCGCGGCCAGCGCACGCGACAGATGCACCTTGACCGTACCGACCTCGAGGTCCATGGCCTGGGCGATCTCATTCAGCGTCATCTCTTCCGCGTAGCGAAGGACGAAGATGGCCCGCTGCCGCGGGGAGAGCGTTGCCACCACTTGCCAGACGGCCGCCGCCTCCTGCCGTGCCGACGCTTGCTGCTCGGGCGATGGCTCGTGGGCTGCTACCGCTCGTTCCACCCTGTGCAATTCTTCCCGGTCGCGATGGAACAACCGCCGCCAGAACGCCACCCGTGGACTGCGGCGCTGCTCGTGGGCCAGATTCAGGGCGATGCGCACCAGCCATGTCCCTACTGCCGCCTCGCCGCGGAAGCTGCCTCGCTTGCGGTAGGCACGCAGGAAGCATTCCTGGGTAAGGGTGTCGGCCTCGTCCGGATCGCGCAGCAGTGCGAGCAGGATGCGATAGATACGCTGCTGATGCTGCCGGACGATGGCGTCGAACTCCTCCGGCGCAATGCCTTGCGCCACCCGCGCCAGCCCCGCCGTTGTCAGCGCCCTCTCCAAGATGGCCACGATGCTTCCGTCACTGCTATTGGACGGATTGACGCTCCGAGGGGTTTACAACCGGAGCACAATAAGGAGTACCACGGTGAACGAGTTCGAACAGCACGTGCGCACTGCCGCCACTGGCCTGTGGCGTTGGTTCGTAGCCCAGACCCTGGACGCGGTCTTGGTTGGCCTGCTGTGGCTGGCCGGACTCCTGGCTCTGGGTGTGCCTTGGGCGCCGCTGTGGGCGGTGCTGGCCGCAGTACTCCAGTACATTCCGCATCTCGGCCCGGTACTCGGACTGATCGGCCCGGCGCTGGCGGCCGGCTGGAGTTCCGGCTGGGAAGGGGCGGCCCACGTCCTGATTCTCTATGCCGGTATCGTCGTCGTAGACGGCCTGCTGCTTCAGCCCTACCTGCTCAAGCGTACGGCCAGGGTGCCCATCTGGGCCTCGATTCTCGCGCCCATTGTTCTGGGCATCCTGATTCCCTTCTGGGGAGTGCTGCTGGCGCCGCCGCTGCTGGCTGTGGTCTATACGTTTCGGTCAAGAGCCAGGCAAGGACAACCGCTGCGGTGACGGCCATTTCGCGCGTGTTATAATCGCAGTTTGTCTGCACGGATAGCAGCGCGTCTGCCATTCTTCCCGCGCTGGTCCAGTCCTTCAAGATCGAGGTCCTCATGTCCGGCCATTCCAAATGGGCCACAATTAAGCACAAGAAGAGCGCGGCGGACGCCCGGCGCGGCAAGATCTTTACCCGCCTGATTCGCGAGATCACCATGGCGGCCAAGTCGGGCGGCGACCCGGACAAGAACCCGCGCCTGCGCACCGCCATCGCCGCCGCCAAGGCGGAGAACATGCCGGCGGACAACATCAAGCGCGCCATCCAGCGCGGCACCGGCGAATTGCCCGGCGCCGTCTATGAGGAGTTCCAGCTCGAAGGCTACGGCCCAGGCGGCGTCGCCATCCTGGCGGAAATCTCTTCCGACAACCGTAACCGCACGGTAAGCGAGATCCGGCATGTCTTCAGCAAGAACGGCGGCAACATGAGCGAAGCCGGTTCCGTGGCCTGGATGTTCCACAAGAAGGGCTACATCGTTGTGCCCAAGTCAGCGGCTTCGGAAGATGAGCTGATGAACATCATCCTGGAAGCGGGCGGAGAAGACCTGCGCGACGACGGCTCCAACTGGGAAGTGATTACCGACCCCGCAAGCTACGAGGCCGTGCTCGAAGCGGTGAAAAAGGCGGGGCTCGAAGTGGCCGTGTCGGAGATCGCCATGCTGCCGCAGAACTACGTCAAGCTCGAGGGCGCCGCGGCCCAGCAGATGATCCGTCTGGTCGAAGCGCTGGAGGAGCACGACGACGTCCAGCACGTCTACTCCAACTTCGACGTGGACGAAACCCAGCTCGAACAGGTTGCGAGCTGACTTTCCTGCCGCTGCTTCCCGCGCCGCACCACAACAATCACTCGCCTGTTGCGCCGTGTGCTGCTAGAGTACTGCGACTATATCCCGGAACGTCCCATGAAACCACTCATCTGCCTCTGCCTGCTGCTCGCCGGTACCCTCGCTCTCGCTCAAGACGCTTCCTTGGCTCTGGCTACCAAAGGCACCTGGGAGCTCGGACCCTGGGTCGGGGGCGGCACCAGCGTCCCCGGCGGCGTGGAGGATACGGGCTTTTTCAACGCCGGCTTCCGCGTGGGCCGCGTTATGACCGGCCAACGCGGCCCCGGCTTCCTGCGCGGCAATCTGGAAATTGTGGGTGAATTTATTCCCGCTTACGTGGTGTTCCAGCGCACCACTGTCTACGGCTTTGGCCTTACGCCGGGCCTCTTCAAGTGGAACTTCACCAGCAAGCGCCGCGTCGTCCCCTATTTCGAAGCCGGTGGAGGCCTTCTGTTCACGCGCACCTCGGTCCCAGAGTTCACCAGCACCGTGAACTTCACCCCCCAGGCCGCCTTCGGCCTTCAGTTCTTCACCCGCGAAAAGCGCGCCTGGAGCGTGGCCGCTCGTTACGTCCACATCTCCAACGCCGGCCTGGAGTCGCCCAACCCGGGTATCAACAGCGTCCAGTTCACCCTGGGCTACTCTTGGTTCAAGTAGCCGCGCGCCTGTACCTCGAAGCCGCGCGCTAGCCCTCCAGGGCCGGGGTTGCGGCGCCCTGCCTGCACCGCTATGCTTGGGTCCATGTCGACGCTGGTCGAGTGCGTGCCCAACTTCTCCGAAGGCCGCGACCGGGCCAAGGTGGATGCCATTGTCGAAGCCATGAAAACACCCGGCGTCTACCTGCTCGATCGCGAGATGGACGCCGACCATAACCGCTGTGTCATCACCCTGGTGGGCGAGCGCGATGCCATCGCGGAGGCCGCCATCCGCGGCGTGGGCAAGGCGGCCGAACTCATCGACCTGAACCAGCATCGCGGCGAGCATCCCCGCCTGGGCGCAGCGGACGTGGTGCCGTTCATCCCCATCGAGGGTGTGTCCCTGGAGGACTGCGTTGCCCTCGCGCGCCACGTGGGCCAGGAAATCTGGAAGCGTTATCAAATCCCTGTGTATCTCTACGAAGCCGCCGCGACTACTCCTGAACGCGTCAATCTGGAGAACATCCGTCGTGGGCAATTCGAAGGGGTGCGCGAGGAGATTGCAACCAACCCCGCCCGCCGCCCCGACTTCGGCGAGCCGCGCCTGCATCCCACCGCCGGCGCCACCGTGGTAGGAGCCCGCAAGTTCCTCATTGCCTACAACATCTACCTCAATACTTCGGACGTCGAGGTGGCGAAGAAAGTTGCCAAGGCAGTGCGCTTCTCCAGCGGCGGCCTGCGCTATGTGAAGGCGGCGGGATTCCTGGTACGCAACCTGGCCCAGGTGTCCATGAACCTTACCGACTTCGAGCAGACGCCCATTGCGCGCGTATTCGAATTCGTGCGCCGCGAAGCCGCTCGTTACGGCGTCCTGCCGGTCTCCAGCGAAATCGTCGGCCTCATCCCCAAGCGGGCGCTGGAGAATGCCGCCGAATGGTTCCTGCAGATCGGCAACTTCGATTCCTTTCTCATCCTGGAAAACCGTTTGAACGCAGTGATGGGAGGCAAGCTGGCGGTCGGAGGCCTGCGCGCCGGAGTCGAGCCCTTCGTCGAGCAACTCGCCGCGCCCACGGCTACGCCCGGCGGGGGAAGCGCCGCCGCCGCGGCCGGAGCCATGGCCGCGGCCCTCGCCCACATGGTCGCCGCCATGTCCCGCGGCAAGAAGGCCAACGCGCAGCATGAGGCCCGCCTCAGCGACGCCATCGCCCGTCTCGGCCGCCTGCGCGAGGAACTCAAAGCCGCCATCGACGCCGACGCCGACTCCTACAACCAGGTGAGGAAGGCTTACCAGGCGGCCAAGTCCGCTTCCAACGGCGATGCGCTGATCGTTCCGGCACTCAAGGGCGCTACCAACGTTCCACTCGAAGTCGCTCGCCGGGCAAGGGAAGTGGCCGGTCTCGTCTCCGAACTAGGCCCAATCACCAATCCCAACATGGCGTCGGACCTGACCACCGCCGCTGCGCTGGCTCGCGCCGCCCTTGAAGGCGCGCTGGCCAACGTGGAGATCAATTTGCAGTCTCTGGCGGAGAAGGACGCTGCCTTCACTGCCGAGACCCGGCAAGCGATGGCGTCTCTGCGCTCCTGACGCTTCGCGGATGGCTTCCCAGCACCCCGAAGGACACTGGGCAAGCATGAACCGATGATTACCACTGCGGGCAACCGTATGTGCCCCGAAACGCCTCTATAATGGGCATCATGCGAAAGTTGGCTGCTGGTCTCGTTCTGATCGTTCTCGCGGCGCCCGCCTGGGCGGCATCCCTGGGCACAGCGTCCCGCAGCGTTATCCCCGCGCAAGTGCAGCAGATCATCTCGGTGGACTACCGCAAGGTAGGCGCTTCGGCCTCAGCCCTGGCCCTCAAGGAGCGCGCCCTGCCGCAGGAACTCAAGCAGTTCGAGACCACCCTGCGCAAGGTCGGCATCGACCCTGACCGCGATCTGGACCAGTTGACCTTCGCCAGCTTCCGCGTCCCGGAGAAGGGGACACGCCTGCTGGGCATCGCTCAGGGACAGTTCGCTTTGAAGCAGGTGCAGCAGCGCATGCGCCGGCAGAAGATCACACCCCAGAAGTACCGTGCCACCGACATCTATCCCATGGGCGAAGCGGTGCGCATGGCGCTGCTCGATGACTCCACTATGGTCTTTGGCGAGTTATCCGCAGTGCACACCGCGCTCGATACCTTTTTCGGCGAAGGCGAGAGCCTGAACAGCAATCCCCAGGTCGCGGACATGATGACGGCGGTGGAGAGCGGTGCGCTGTGGAGCGTGTTGGATCCGGCCGGCACCCAGTTCATGCTGCGGTCGTCGCTCGGCGAGGCGGCCCGGCTGGCCGATTTTGAGACCGTCAAAAAGCGCCTCCAAGGCTCCCGCTACCGCATGGACTTCGACAGCGGCATCGACTTCGATCTGGACATCATCACCTCCGACAATTTCACCGCCGCCACCCTCTCCTCGCTCATCCAGGCGGGCGTCCTCTACCGCAAGATGAACTCCAGTGGCGCTGACAAGGAGATCCTCGACGAACTCAAGGTGAGCTCCGACGGAGGCAACGTCCGCATGCGCTTCCACACCGACGACAA
It encodes:
- a CDS encoding D-glycerate dehydrogenase — translated: MSDHPRFRVFATCHIGEDAENLLRQRGYQLEVYPSPEAPPKLLILEKVRSGIDGLITTLRDPIDAEVFAAGAGTLKVVAQDAVGFDNIDRAAANRHKIPFTHTADVLTEATAEFAFFILASVARKLWVSEHLVRENKWRSWHPFLPFLGDEVTGKTLAVIGTGRIGLALIKKASGFDMNMLCYDPVYQNHAFVESIQELMDLRHARGLQKEKTWIRYVTLEEALREADYISLHVPLLREGESETPTYHLVNERTLRLMKPTAYLVNTSRGPVVDERALARALKERWIAGAALDVFEKEPLPPDSPLRDPEIWDRCRIFHHFASGARITRLSTDPDKGMAGRCIQGLIDVLEGNYGGDVTRMPYVVNKEAFAK
- a CDS encoding AI-2E family transporter encodes the protein MLPSLLLDGLTLRGVYNRSTIRSTTVNEFEQHVRTAATGLWRWFVAQTLDAVLVGLLWLAGLLALGVPWAPLWAVLAAVLQYIPHLGPVLGLIGPALAAGWSSGWEGAAHVLILYAGIVVVDGLLLQPYLLKRTARVPIWASILAPIVLGILIPFWGVLLAPPLLAVVYTFRSRARQGQPLR
- a CDS encoding YebC/PmpR family DNA-binding transcriptional regulator → MSGHSKWATIKHKKSAADARRGKIFTRLIREITMAAKSGGDPDKNPRLRTAIAAAKAENMPADNIKRAIQRGTGELPGAVYEEFQLEGYGPGGVAILAEISSDNRNRTVSEIRHVFSKNGGNMSEAGSVAWMFHKKGYIVVPKSAASEDELMNIILEAGGEDLRDDGSNWEVITDPASYEAVLEAVKKAGLEVAVSEIAMLPQNYVKLEGAAAQQMIRLVEALEEHDDVQHVYSNFDVDETQLEQVAS
- a CDS encoding transketolase, translating into MALVDSKSGKRIRDYSIEELTELANLMRGYDLVVLCAAGSGHAGGTLSILDIVAALYLKVADHDPANPEWEDRDRIIWSAGHKAPALYLGLAFAGFYPPAEVVTLRKLYSPYQGHPHWLKVPGVEVSSGSLGQGLSVAVGVALAGKLKGKDYNTFCIMGDGEQQEGNIWEAVMEAAHYKLEKLIGIVDSNRLQIDGPVAEVMNIEPLEAKYRAFGWEVLRINGHDMSEIIEALETAKAGRGKPVLIIAETVKGKGVSFMENVAGWHGKAPNHEEMLQGLTELGLLDKVPHQDLLEKARRYQVEAEAQLAAKLPKFSRDYWWNAGQTMRVKMEPTRKGFGQSLQENGDDERVVCLGLDISGSITISEFYAGKPERKARWISLGIAEQSATAAAAGLAKEGKLPVFGTYSTFAAARNLDQLRVSVCYGNFNVFVAGAHGGVSVGPDGATHQALEDLFAMCGMPNMVVVVPCDAVETRKASNYLLLQHVGPKFLRFAREATPIVTGPETPFVFGKANVIRLRREANQFADAFETVLASDYPDEQEDLSIVACGPMVPEAMRAAYILKREFGYETRVINLHTLKPIDEAALVRAARETGIVLTAEEHQIGALAWRVSGILTERADLYGLPVLTGAIGVKDRFGESGAPWELIKEFEVSAEHIAHKAAELMRIKRAHACEEHLAAVR
- the purQ gene encoding phosphoribosylformylglycinamidine synthase subunit PurQ encodes the protein MKFGVVVFPGSNCEHDAWYAVGAVARQPVTYLWHDSADLENCDAIIIPGGFAFGDYLRTGAIARFSPVMESVARFARGGGIVLGICNGFQILCEAGLLPGALMRNVGLRYICRQVHLRVENADTPFTNACRKGEVLQIPIGHMDGNYFCDPQTLDALRRDDRILFRYSTPEGEVTPAANPNGSLDNIAGICSEGRNVCGMMPHPDRSSELRLGSADGLKIFQSMVAAMATK
- a CDS encoding sigma-70 family RNA polymerase sigma factor, with amino-acid sequence MAILERALTTAGLARVAQGIAPEEFDAIVRQHQQRIYRILLALLRDPDEADTLTQECFLRAYRKRGSFRGEAAVGTWLVRIALNLAHEQRRSPRVAFWRRLFHRDREELHRVERAVAAHEPSPEQQASARQEAAAVWQVVATLSPRQRAIFVLRYAEEMTLNEIAQAMDLEVGTVKVHLSRALAAVRLRLGERRQT
- a CDS encoding acyloxyacyl hydrolase, whose translation is MKPLICLCLLLAGTLALAQDASLALATKGTWELGPWVGGGTSVPGGVEDTGFFNAGFRVGRVMTGQRGPGFLRGNLEIVGEFIPAYVVFQRTTVYGFGLTPGLFKWNFTSKRRVVPYFEAGGGLLFTRTSVPEFTSTVNFTPQAAFGLQFFTREKRAWSVAARYVHISNAGLESPNPGINSVQFTLGYSWFK
- a CDS encoding Spy/CpxP family protein refolding chaperone; translation: MKLASVLIGLALAAPLMAAQQGPSPAAKPAPAATPAPEWHPRARTPAPPEPPGQPHPHGLGKWWKDSKVAAELQLSEAQIKQIEQTFLEHRLKLIDLRANLEREETKLQPLIEADQPDEAQVGAQVDRLVAARGQLEKANTMMMLAIRKVLTVEQWKKLQSIKGERDRVFFFHAAPAPAVMSLPPGEMEFEEPL
- a CDS encoding pyridoxal phosphate-dependent aminotransferase: MARTTQTELRLARRMARLGTETAFEVLVRARALEAKGRDVIHLEIGEPDFDTPVNIVEAGVDALQSGWTHYGPAAGLPELRQAIAEEVSRTRHVSVSPDEVVVVPGGKPIIFFSILALVEEGDEVIYPNPGYPIYESMIEFLGATPVPIRLREEMDFRLDVDEFASLITDRTRLVILNSPQNPTGGMLEEGDLRALARAIGDRDIMVLSDEIYSRLIFDGQHHSILSLDGWKDRVILLDGFSKTYAMTGWRMGYGVMRADLATQVARLQTNATSCTASFTQVAGIEALRGDQSSVGKMCDEFRRRRDVVVERLNRIPGFTCRTPRGAFYVFPNITGTGWPSKKLADALLEEAGVAVLSGTAFGKFGEGYLRLSIANSIENLEKALDRIEDWTKKKKV